The following are from one region of the Flavobacteriaceae bacterium UJ101 genome:
- the vanY gene encoding serine-type D-Ala-D-Ala carboxypeptidase (KEGG: rto:RTO_06150 D-alanyl-D-alanine carboxypeptidase), with product MNRKKFIQKTFLGGLGIIGTSSLMSFQEFSIYSKNDLIGKGKIPLVGNGYNLRKEASDQFLAMKKAAAKAGFNIYSVSSFRSYDRQNGIWTRKYKRYRKQGLSPQKSIEKIIEYSTIPGTSRHHWGTDLDIVDANKKMPSNPLNAKHFEKGGIYYTFKQWLNENAADFGFYEVYTKDPNRKGFKYEPWHFSYQPLAKLMLDEYKELDIKTLLQQNKLIGSEYFTDEFIEKYTKENILDINKKLL from the coding sequence ATGAATAGAAAAAAATTTATACAAAAAACCTTTTTAGGAGGATTAGGAATCATAGGAACTTCTAGTTTAATGAGTTTTCAAGAGTTTTCAATTTATTCTAAAAATGATTTAATAGGGAAAGGAAAAATTCCCTTAGTAGGAAATGGATATAATTTAAGAAAAGAAGCTTCTGATCAATTTCTTGCTATGAAAAAGGCAGCAGCTAAGGCAGGATTTAATATCTATTCTGTTTCCAGTTTTCGATCATATGATCGTCAAAATGGAATTTGGACTCGAAAATATAAACGGTATAGAAAGCAAGGATTGTCACCTCAAAAATCAATTGAAAAGATTATTGAATATTCTACTATTCCAGGAACTTCACGTCATCATTGGGGAACCGATTTAGATATTGTAGATGCCAATAAAAAGATGCCTTCTAATCCTTTAAATGCAAAACATTTTGAAAAAGGAGGAATTTATTATACATTTAAGCAATGGTTAAACGAAAATGCTGCTGATTTTGGATTTTATGAAGTATATACTAAGGATCCTAACCGAAAAGGATTTAAGTATGAACCATGGCATTTTTCATATCAACCTTTGGCAAAATTAATGTTGGATGAATATAAAGAACTCGATATAAAAACATTATTACAGCAAAATAAGTTGATTGGTAGTGAATATTTTACAGATGAATTTATTGAAAAGTATACAAAAGAAAATATTTTAGATATTAATAAAAAACTATTATGA
- the pyrG|CTPS gene encoding CTP synthase (glutamine hydrolyzing) (Catalyzes the ATP-dependent amination of UTP to CTP with either L-glutamine or ammonia as the source of nitrogen; Belongs to the CTP synthase family; Contains 1 glutamine amidotransferase type-1 domain.; KEGG: eru:Erum1160 CTP synthase) has product MSTTKYIFVTGGVTSSLGKGIVSASLATLLQGRGYRVTIQKLDPYINIDPGTLNPYEHGECFVTDDGAETDLDLGHYERFLNRPTSQANNVTSGRIYQTVIDKERKGDYLGKTVQVIPHITNEIKRRIKLLGDSGKYDIVITEIGGTVGDIESLPYVETVRQLKLELGKSNSLVIHLTLIPYLAAAGELKTKPTQHSVRFLMESGVQADILVCRTDRTIPEELKTKLALFCNVRKENVIESIDAPTIYHVPNFLQKEGLDQVVLDELDLNSDKKPDLTEWNNFLDSHNNPEAEITIGLVGKYVSLQDSYKSITEAFIHAGAKNKTKVKVKWVYSGDLTKENIKEYLSDVDGILVAPGFGDRAIQGKIEACNFARENKVPFLGICLGMQMAVIEFARNVLGFEKAESFEMNTQTPYPVISLMEEQKQITNMGGTMRLGAWDCQIEKGTKIYEAYGKQNISERHRHRYEFNNKYLNNFKENGLIISGTNPSTGLVETIEIKDHPFYVGVQYHPEYKSTVVNPHPLFVKFVEAIVKNKN; this is encoded by the coding sequence ATGTCAACTACAAAATACATTTTCGTAACTGGTGGTGTGACTTCCTCTTTAGGGAAAGGAATTGTATCCGCATCTCTAGCCACTTTACTTCAAGGTAGAGGTTATCGCGTAACCATCCAAAAATTAGATCCTTACATTAATATCGACCCTGGAACATTAAACCCATATGAGCATGGAGAATGTTTTGTGACAGATGATGGTGCCGAAACTGATTTAGATTTGGGGCATTATGAACGTTTTTTGAATCGTCCAACATCACAAGCAAATAATGTAACTTCAGGACGTATTTATCAAACAGTGATTGATAAAGAACGTAAAGGTGATTATTTAGGGAAAACAGTTCAGGTAATTCCTCATATTACCAATGAAATTAAACGAAGAATCAAATTATTAGGAGATTCTGGGAAATATGATATTGTTATTACTGAAATAGGAGGCACTGTAGGGGATATAGAATCATTACCTTATGTTGAAACCGTTCGTCAATTAAAATTAGAATTAGGAAAATCAAATTCGTTAGTTATCCACTTAACGTTAATTCCTTATTTGGCAGCAGCTGGAGAATTAAAAACAAAACCAACACAACATTCTGTACGTTTTCTAATGGAAAGTGGAGTGCAAGCTGATATTTTGGTTTGTCGTACCGATAGAACAATTCCAGAGGAATTAAAAACAAAATTAGCATTATTTTGTAATGTTCGTAAGGAGAATGTAATCGAATCAATAGATGCACCGACCATTTATCATGTTCCTAATTTTCTTCAAAAAGAAGGGTTGGATCAAGTGGTATTGGATGAGTTGGATTTAAATTCGGATAAAAAACCAGATCTGACAGAATGGAATAATTTTTTAGATAGTCATAATAATCCTGAAGCAGAAATAACCATTGGTTTAGTAGGGAAATATGTAAGTTTACAAGATTCCTATAAATCTATTACAGAAGCTTTTATTCATGCAGGAGCAAAAAATAAAACGAAAGTGAAGGTAAAATGGGTTTATTCAGGAGATTTGACAAAAGAGAATATAAAAGAATATTTGTCAGATGTGGATGGTATTTTAGTAGCACCAGGGTTTGGAGATCGTGCGATTCAAGGAAAAATTGAAGCGTGTAATTTTGCAAGAGAAAATAAAGTTCCATTTTTAGGAATTTGTTTAGGAATGCAAATGGCTGTTATTGAATTTGCTCGTAATGTATTAGGTTTTGAGAAAGCAGAAAGCTTTGAAATGAATACACAGACACCTTATCCAGTAATTAGTTTAATGGAAGAACAAAAACAAATTACCAACATGGGTGGAACGATGCGTTTAGGAGCGTGGGATTGTCAAATAGAAAAAGGAACGAAGATTTATGAAGCTTATGGAAAACAAAATATTTCAGAGCGTCATCGTCATCGTTATGAGTTTAATAATAAGTATCTAAATAATTTTAAAGAAAATGGATTGATTATTAGTGGGACAAATCCTAGTACTGGTTTAGTGGAAACGATTGAAATTAAAGATCATCCATTTTATGTAGGAGTACAATATCATCCAGAATATAAAAGTACTGTTGTAAATCCACATCCATTATTTGTGAAATTTGTGGAAGCAATTGTTAAGAATAAGAATTAA
- a CDS encoding membrane protein insertase YidC (Required for the insertion and/or proper folding and/or complex formation of integral membrane proteins into the membrane. Involved in integration of membrane proteins that insert both dependently and independently of the Sec translocase complex, as well as at least some lipoproteins. Aids folding of multispanning membrane proteins; Belongs to the OXA1/ALB3/YidC family. Type 1 subfamily.) encodes MEENKKFDVNSIIGFALIGLIMFVYFNWFMPKPEDKPVEKQATTQTEQVVENKSANTIPAMTGNFASAASEKEVVLQDDLLNLTFSSKGAKIKTAEIKQYQSYEKKEEDHHGKLLLITEENANFNIKFTENGQVVNTRDLIFNTTQTDKQVVFSTQTNSGGKLKIVYTLKENYLVDFDVQTEGLTITEKPIIQFDLKALAHEKGRSEELRRTEFYYALDNLGDVDYTQSDTNEEKVDWIAYKGQFFSVILDSEKAFNSSKMVLTNIDDSLYLKQFEMESTFADDSLNANMQWYIGPNDMDIMKLHDRDYQEVIPFGWFIFGILNKWFFIPMYKFLAGLGWFGAGIVIMIMTIIVKLVTAPIMYKQYKQGAIMRVLRPELDEINEKHKDSDAMKKQQATMELYRKAGVNPMAGCIPALLQMPIFLALFNLFPNLINLRGKSFLWADDLSAYDSIVELPFNIPLYGAHVSLFTLMYAVSMFIYTRLSSSNMQQPSQPGMPDMRYIMYFMPVMLVVWINSYASGLSWYYFVSNTISIILVLVIKKFFIDEDKIHAQLQENKKKPQKKKGRFAQMLEEAQRQQAQQAAARKKK; translated from the coding sequence ATGGAAGAAAATAAGAAGTTTGACGTCAATTCGATTATCGGATTTGCTTTAATAGGATTGATTATGTTTGTTTATTTTAACTGGTTCATGCCAAAACCAGAAGATAAACCAGTTGAGAAACAAGCAACGACACAAACAGAACAAGTTGTTGAAAATAAATCAGCGAATACAATTCCTGCAATGACAGGAAATTTTGCATCAGCAGCTTCTGAAAAAGAAGTTGTTTTGCAAGATGATTTATTAAATTTGACTTTCTCATCTAAAGGAGCTAAAATTAAAACAGCAGAGATTAAACAATACCAATCTTATGAGAAAAAAGAAGAAGATCATCATGGAAAATTACTTCTAATTACAGAAGAAAATGCTAATTTTAATATCAAGTTTACAGAAAATGGTCAGGTGGTAAATACACGTGATCTTATTTTCAATACTACTCAAACCGATAAACAAGTTGTTTTCTCTACTCAAACTAATTCAGGAGGTAAATTAAAAATTGTTTATACTCTAAAAGAAAATTATTTAGTTGATTTTGATGTTCAGACAGAAGGTTTAACGATTACAGAGAAACCTATTATTCAGTTTGATTTAAAAGCTTTAGCTCATGAAAAGGGACGTTCAGAAGAATTACGAAGAACAGAGTTCTATTATGCACTAGATAATTTAGGAGATGTAGATTATACTCAATCTGATACTAATGAAGAAAAAGTAGATTGGATTGCTTACAAAGGACAGTTTTTTTCTGTTATTCTAGACAGTGAAAAAGCGTTTAATTCTTCTAAAATGGTATTAACCAATATAGACGACTCTCTTTATTTGAAGCAATTTGAAATGGAATCTACTTTTGCTGATGATTCTTTAAATGCAAACATGCAATGGTATATAGGTCCTAACGATATGGATATAATGAAGCTTCATGATCGTGATTATCAAGAAGTAATACCATTTGGATGGTTTATTTTTGGAATTTTGAATAAATGGTTCTTTATTCCAATGTATAAATTCTTGGCAGGATTAGGATGGTTTGGTGCAGGTATTGTGATTATGATTATGACAATCATTGTAAAGTTAGTTACAGCACCGATTATGTACAAACAGTACAAGCAAGGAGCCATTATGCGTGTATTACGTCCTGAACTGGATGAAATTAATGAGAAGCATAAGGATTCAGATGCTATGAAAAAACAGCAAGCAACGATGGAACTCTATCGTAAAGCAGGAGTAAATCCTATGGCAGGTTGTATTCCAGCATTGTTACAAATGCCTATATTCTTAGCATTATTCAATTTATTCCCTAATTTAATTAATTTAAGAGGGAAATCATTTTTATGGGCTGATGATTTATCGGCGTATGATTCAATTGTAGAATTACCTTTTAATATTCCATTATATGGTGCACATGTAAGTTTGTTTACCTTAATGTATGCCGTTTCTATGTTTATTTATACACGATTATCATCAAGTAATATGCAACAACCTTCGCAGCCAGGAATGCCTGATATGCGATACATTATGTATTTTATGCCTGTTATGTTAGTGGTGTGGATTAACAGTTATGCTTCGGGACTTTCATGGTATTATTTTGTTTCCAATACAATTTCGATTATTTTGGTATTGGTGATCAAGAAGTTTTTTATTGATGAAGATAAAATTCATGCTCAATTGCAGGAAAATAAAAAGAAACCTCAGAAAAAGAAAGGACGTTTTGCTCAAATGTTAGAAGAAGCTCAACGCCAACAAGCACAGCAAGCAGCAGCAAGAAAGAAAAAATAA
- a CDS encoding C-terminal processing peptidase (KEGG: vpa:VP1606 carboxyl-terminal processing protease) yields MMKKLILSIITLTALSFTSCSSDDDSAPTGGDANDVNAFVWRGLNTWYYWQSDIPDLSDNITETAYNSLITNNTPETLFNSLLYQKGVVDRNSFILSDYTVLENGLSGVSVSAGFEYGTQKFSNSEDSFIFIVYVVPGTSAYQAGIKRGDVFLSANGQNFTSDNTSTLLASPTVELVKGEFIIEDDGSTVIQAGDSITVQTSEEQENPIIYSSVIEKNGNKIGYLFFNSFTREFNDELNTVFADFKTKGINELVLDLRYNGGGDVEMATYLASMIKGEGNNGKLFSQLRFNEKSGFINNYNFVNTLNVYSLNQDDPIATESINELNLSRLFVIGTGNTASASELIINGLRPYMDVVLVGNTTYGKDVASFTLYDSSTFNKNNINPDHKYAMQPIVAKNFNSKGESDYSRGFQPDIQVDDFTEPLGAMSQFGELTEPMLNAALVEIDPSFVVTSSARVNKLMKKGITIREANLSSENNRLNYEMVIRDLPQ; encoded by the coding sequence ATGATGAAAAAACTAATATTAAGTATCATAACCCTAACAGCACTTAGTTTTACCTCATGTTCTTCAGATGATGATAGTGCTCCTACAGGAGGCGATGCAAATGATGTCAATGCATTTGTTTGGAGAGGATTGAATACATGGTATTATTGGCAAAGCGATATTCCAGATTTATCAGATAATATTACAGAGACAGCTTATAATAGCTTAATTACAAATAATACACCTGAGACACTATTTAATAGTTTATTATACCAAAAAGGGGTTGTGGATCGTAATTCATTTATTTTAAGTGATTATACTGTTTTAGAAAATGGATTGAGTGGTGTATCAGTTTCCGCAGGATTTGAATACGGAACTCAAAAATTTTCTAATTCTGAGGATAGTTTTATTTTTATTGTATATGTAGTGCCAGGAACATCTGCTTATCAAGCAGGGATAAAACGAGGAGATGTTTTTTTAAGTGCAAATGGTCAGAATTTCACATCTGATAATACTAGTACCTTATTAGCCTCTCCAACGGTTGAACTAGTTAAAGGTGAATTTATTATAGAGGATGATGGTAGCACAGTAATACAAGCAGGAGATAGTATAACGGTTCAAACTTCGGAAGAACAGGAAAACCCTATAATTTATTCAAGTGTAATTGAAAAAAATGGAAATAAAATTGGATATTTATTTTTTAATTCTTTCACAAGGGAATTTAATGATGAGTTGAATACTGTATTTGCTGATTTTAAGACAAAAGGTATAAATGAATTAGTATTAGACCTACGATATAATGGGGGAGGAGATGTAGAAATGGCTACATATTTAGCCAGTATGATTAAAGGAGAAGGAAATAATGGTAAATTATTCTCTCAATTGAGATTTAATGAAAAATCTGGGTTTATTAATAATTATAATTTTGTTAATACGCTAAATGTGTATTCTTTGAATCAAGATGATCCGATAGCAACTGAAAGTATTAATGAGCTAAACTTATCTCGTTTGTTTGTAATAGGAACAGGTAATACAGCTTCTGCAAGTGAGTTAATTATAAATGGTTTGCGCCCCTATATGGATGTGGTGTTAGTAGGTAATACTACATATGGTAAAGATGTGGCATCATTTACATTATATGATTCAAGTACTTTTAATAAGAATAATATAAACCCTGATCATAAATATGCTATGCAACCTATTGTTGCTAAAAATTTTAATAGCAAAGGAGAAAGTGATTATAGTCGTGGTTTTCAACCAGATATTCAAGTAGATGATTTTACAGAACCACTTGGAGCTATGTCACAATTTGGGGAGTTAACTGAACCTATGTTAAATGCTGCATTAGTAGAAATAGACCCTAGTTTTGTTGTCACATCTAGTGCTAGGGTTAATAAACTAATGAAAAAAGGAATAACAATAAGAGAAGCTAATTTATCAAGTGAGAATAATAGATTAAATTATGAAATGGTTATTCGAGATTTACCTCAATAA